A region of Candidatus Latescibacterota bacterium DNA encodes the following proteins:
- the prfA gene encoding peptide chain release factor 1, protein MLKRYEKVLERYEQLGEELSRPEIIKNQKVYRELARERSNLDKAVIAIREYVSKSERLRQAGEVLEKSEDREMKELAEMEIEEIGGAVDELEEAIKLMLIPSDPDDSRNTVMEIRAGTGGDEAALFVADLARMYRLFAESNKWKIDILSSNPTEMGGFKEIIFLVTGQEAFGKLKFESGVHRVQRVPVTESGGRIHTSAVSVAVLPEAEAVDINVEQKDLKIDVYRSSGPGGQSVNTTDSAVRVTHIPTGLVVTCQDEKSQHKNKAKAMKVLMSRLLEKARDEQADEIAAVRRDMVGSGDRSAKIRTYNFPQGRVSDHRIGLTLHNLSGVLDGDIGGIVSELALAHREKLLALEMEREVERGEE, encoded by the coding sequence ATATTGAAAAGATACGAAAAGGTACTGGAAAGGTACGAACAGCTCGGAGAGGAGCTGTCACGTCCAGAAATCATCAAGAACCAGAAGGTATACCGCGAACTGGCCAGAGAGCGAAGCAACCTCGACAAGGCAGTTATAGCGATCCGCGAGTATGTGTCGAAATCGGAACGCCTTCGTCAGGCCGGGGAAGTCCTGGAGAAGTCGGAAGACCGTGAGATGAAAGAACTGGCGGAGATGGAGATAGAGGAGATCGGCGGGGCAGTAGATGAGCTCGAAGAGGCGATCAAGCTGATGTTGATACCGAGCGACCCCGACGATTCCAGAAACACGGTAATGGAGATAAGGGCGGGGACGGGAGGAGACGAGGCGGCACTCTTCGTCGCCGATCTTGCGAGGATGTACAGGCTTTTCGCCGAGAGCAATAAATGGAAGATCGATATTCTCAGCAGCAATCCCACCGAGATGGGGGGATTTAAAGAAATTATTTTCCTTGTGACAGGACAGGAAGCGTTCGGCAAACTGAAGTTCGAGAGTGGTGTGCATCGTGTGCAGAGGGTGCCGGTGACCGAATCGGGAGGAAGGATCCATACTTCAGCGGTGTCCGTTGCGGTACTTCCCGAAGCCGAGGCTGTTGATATCAATGTAGAGCAGAAGGATCTGAAAATAGACGTCTACCGGTCGAGTGGGCCGGGAGGACAGAGTGTAAACACTACGGACTCGGCTGTCAGAGTCACTCATATTCCTACGGGCCTGGTCGTTACCTGCCAGGACGAAAAGTCACAACACAAGAACAAGGCCAAGGCGATGAAAGTGCTCATGTCCAGGTTGCTGGAAAAAGCCAGGGACGAGCAGGCCGACGAGATAGCTGCTGTCAGGAGAGATATGGTGGGTTCCGGTGACCGCAGCGCCAAGATCCGTACATATAATTTTCCCCAGGGGAGAGTGAGCGATCACAGGATCGGTCTTACACTTCACAACCTGAGTGGTGTACTTGACGGAGACATCGGAGGGATAGTCAGTGAACTGGCTCTTGCTCACAGGGAAAAGCTGCTTGCTCTTGAGATGGAAAGGGAAGTGGAGCGGGGGGAGGAGTAG